The Arachis hypogaea cultivar Tifrunner chromosome 14, arahy.Tifrunner.gnm2.J5K5, whole genome shotgun sequence genome has a segment encoding these proteins:
- the LOC112742190 gene encoding heparanase-like protein 2, translated as MGVNQCVKVALFLGLLVLFCPSFSSSEDVKLKVKGVTNIATTDENFICATLDWWPSNKCDYNQCPWGKAGILNLNLNNTILSNAIKAFNPLRIRLGGSLQDQIIYQFGKQKDCPTMRKKDNGLFGFSVGCLPRKRWDEMNHFFNKTGVKFTFGLNALIGKKNSKEDQLNWKGDWNPNNAISLMKYTVSKGYNIDSYEFGNELCSEGVSARIDSVQYAKDITKLRHIVNSLYSNATTRPKVLGPAGFYGKEWFDSFLQHVGPGVIDGVTHHIYNLGAGVDKDLISKVQDPYFLSKIAQTFKDVSTAVKEFTPWAGAWVGESGGAYNSGGKDVSHTFVNGFWYLDQLGMTSTFNHKVYCRQALIGGNYALLNTTSFIPNPDYYGALLWHRLMGTNVLSISHDSSPYLRTYAHCSKQGSGITLLLINMENSTSFDVSLVNDMNLYPEELASEGINAVNLMDSLKREEYHLTPKDGNIQSDVVLLNGTPLELTKSKEIPELKPKIVDASSSSPIKVAPHSIVFVQINNFNAPACAPPTK; from the exons ATGGGTGTGAATCAGTGTGTGAAAGTAGCTCTCTTTTTGGGTCTCTTAGTATTATTTtgtccttctttttcttcatcagaAGATGTGAAGCTTAAAGTGAAAGGGGTCACAAAcattgctacaactgatgagaaTTTCATATGTGCAACATTGGATTGGTGGCCATCTAATAAATGTGACTATAACCAATGTCCATGGGGAAAAGCTGGGATTCTCAACttg aatttgaATAACACAATACTCTCAAATGCAATCAAAG CATTCAATCCTCTGAGGATTAGATTAGGAGGTTCACTACAAGATCAAATTATTTACCAATTTGGGAAGCAAAAGGACTGTCCAACTATGAGAAAGAAAGATAACGGCTTGTTTGGATTCAGTGTTGGATGCCTTCCCAGAAAGAGATGGGATGAAATGAATCACTTTTTCAACAAAACtgg TGTCAAATTTACATTTGGCTTAAACGCACTTATTGGCAAGAAAAATTCCAAAGAAGACCAATTAAACTGGAAAGGAGATTGGAATCCAAACAATGCCATAAGCCTCATGAAGTACACTGTCTCAAAAGGATACAATATAGATTCATATGAATTCG GAAACGAGCTATGCTCTGAAGGAGTATCAGCAAGAATAGATAGTGTTCAATATGCAAAAGACATCACAAAACTAAGGCACATAGTTAACTCATTATACTCAAATGCCACAACAAGACCAAAGGTATTGGGTCCAGCTGGATTTTATGGTAAAGAATGGTTTGATAGCTTCTTGCAACATGTTGGACCTGGTGTCATTGATGGAGTTACACATCACATTTATAACCTTGGTGCTG GTGTTGATAAGGATCTTATTAGCAAGGTTCAAGACCCATATTTCTTGAGCAAAATTGCACAAACTTTTAAGGATGTTTCAACGGCGGTGAAGGAATTCACACCATGGGCTGGAGCATGGGTTGGAGAATCTGGTGGAGCTTATAATAGTGGAGGCAAAGATGTATCACATACTTTTGTCAATGGCTTttg GTATTTGGACCAATTGGGTATGACATCAACCTTCAACCACAAAGTTTATTGTAGACAAGCTTTGATTGGAGGAAACTATGCTTTGCTAAATACAACATCATTCATTCCTAATCCAGATTATTATGG agCACTCTTGTGGCATCGGCTTATGGGAACCAATGTGCTTTCTATTTCTCATGATAGTTCACCATATCTACGTACATATGCTCATTGTTCTAAACAAGGG AGCGGAATTACATTACTACTAATAAATATGGAGAATTCGACTTCTTTCGATGTGTCCCTTGTGAATGACATGAATCTTTATCCGGAGGAGTTGGCATCAGAAGGAATAAACGCAGTGAATTTGATGGATTCATTGAAAAGGGAAGAGTACCACTTGACACCTAAAGATGGAAACATTCAAAGTGATGTTGTGCTTTTAAATGGAACTCCATTGGAACTCACCAAGTCAAAGGAAATTCCAGAGCTTAAACCAAAGATTGttgatgcttcttcttcttctccaatcaaaGTTGCACCTCATTCAATAGTCTTTGTGCAAATTAATAATTTCAATGCACCTGCATGTGCACCTCCTACAAAATAG
- the LOC112741403 gene encoding uncharacterized protein isoform X1 has product MVLGNFAGSFHIFVIRGLARDSEIQEGSVLKAKVEMFKKFLETRTEAEEMSHFSVKIYHQGMFRLQGGTVRYLGGETSIVDYCDEDEWSLIEVYEIVSRQGYLKKDIAAMWYKTANAGLEDGLTMLKTDKDAMDMARIGVKDDMVEVYVVHKTSEVGEVVQPGQLTAPAEEGDQAGPGPIVVYDGPGVGSKAATDGPIDRPNDGPTEVEEVGSMSEGSCEVVKSDDAVEEEEEEGSETSEDDDYDPGGVKAHRLLIRLLGMHQLTALVVLILVTVMMRGRELKA; this is encoded by the exons ATGGTGCTTGGTAATTTTGCAGGGAGTTTTCATATTTTTGTAATTAGAGGACTTGCGAGAGATAGTGAAATCCAAGAGGGTAGTGTTCTGAAAGCTAAAGTTGAGATGTTCAAGAAGTTTTTAGAGACAA GAACAGAAGCGGAAGAGATGAGtcattttagtgttaaaatttatCACCAGGGGATGTTTCGGCTTCAAGGAGGTACTGTTAGGTATTTGGGTGGGGAGACGTCCATTGTAGACTACTGTGATGAGGATGAATGGAGTTTGATTGAGGTGTATGAAATAGTGAGTAGACAGGGGTATTTGAAGAAGGATATTGCTGCGATGTGGTATAAAACTGCGAATGCTGGGTTAGAGGACGGATTGACCATGCTTAAAACCGACAAAGATGCAATGGATATGGCAAGAATTGGGGTAAAGGATGACATGGTTGAGGTTTATGTTGTGCACAAGACAAGTGAAGTGGGAGAAGTTGTGCAACCTGGGCAACTTACTGCTCCTGCTGAAGAAGGTGATCAAGCTGGGCCTGGCCCAATTGTTGTGTATGATGGCCCTGGTGTTGGGTCAAAGGCAGCTACTGATGGGCCTATTGATAGGCCTAATGATGGGCCTACTGAAGTGGAAGAGGTTGGGTCTATGAGTGAGGGATCATGTGAGGTTGTAAAGAGTGATGATGctgttgaagaagaggaggaggaggggagTGAGACATCTGAAGATGATGACTATGACCCAGGGGGAGTGAAAGCTCATAGACTTCTGATTCGATTGCTGGGAATGCATCAACTCACAGCCTTGGTAGTCTTGATTTTGGTGACAGTGATGATGAGAGGGAGGGAGCTGAAGGCTTAG
- the LOC112741403 gene encoding uncharacterized protein isoform X2, which yields MFKKFLETRTEAEEMSHFSVKIYHQGMFRLQGGTVRYLGGETSIVDYCDEDEWSLIEVYEIVSRQGYLKKDIAAMWYKTANAGLEDGLTMLKTDKDAMDMARIGVKDDMVEVYVVHKTSEVGEVVQPGQLTAPAEEGDQAGPGPIVVYDGPGVGSKAATDGPIDRPNDGPTEVEEVGSMSEGSCEVVKSDDAVEEEEEEGSETSEDDDYDPGGVKAHRLLIRLLGMHQLTALVVLILVTVMMRGRELKA from the exons ATGTTCAAGAAGTTTTTAGAGACAA GAACAGAAGCGGAAGAGATGAGtcattttagtgttaaaatttatCACCAGGGGATGTTTCGGCTTCAAGGAGGTACTGTTAGGTATTTGGGTGGGGAGACGTCCATTGTAGACTACTGTGATGAGGATGAATGGAGTTTGATTGAGGTGTATGAAATAGTGAGTAGACAGGGGTATTTGAAGAAGGATATTGCTGCGATGTGGTATAAAACTGCGAATGCTGGGTTAGAGGACGGATTGACCATGCTTAAAACCGACAAAGATGCAATGGATATGGCAAGAATTGGGGTAAAGGATGACATGGTTGAGGTTTATGTTGTGCACAAGACAAGTGAAGTGGGAGAAGTTGTGCAACCTGGGCAACTTACTGCTCCTGCTGAAGAAGGTGATCAAGCTGGGCCTGGCCCAATTGTTGTGTATGATGGCCCTGGTGTTGGGTCAAAGGCAGCTACTGATGGGCCTATTGATAGGCCTAATGATGGGCCTACTGAAGTGGAAGAGGTTGGGTCTATGAGTGAGGGATCATGTGAGGTTGTAAAGAGTGATGATGctgttgaagaagaggaggaggaggggagTGAGACATCTGAAGATGATGACTATGACCCAGGGGGAGTGAAAGCTCATAGACTTCTGATTCGATTGCTGGGAATGCATCAACTCACAGCCTTGGTAGTCTTGATTTTGGTGACAGTGATGATGAGAGGGAGGGAGCTGAAGGCTTAG
- the LOC112741403 gene encoding uncharacterized protein isoform X3: protein MSHFSVKIYHQGMFRLQGGTVRYLGGETSIVDYCDEDEWSLIEVYEIVSRQGYLKKDIAAMWYKTANAGLEDGLTMLKTDKDAMDMARIGVKDDMVEVYVVHKTSEVGEVVQPGQLTAPAEEGDQAGPGPIVVYDGPGVGSKAATDGPIDRPNDGPTEVEEVGSMSEGSCEVVKSDDAVEEEEEEGSETSEDDDYDPGGVKAHRLLIRLLGMHQLTALVVLILVTVMMRGRELKA, encoded by the coding sequence ATGAGtcattttagtgttaaaatttatCACCAGGGGATGTTTCGGCTTCAAGGAGGTACTGTTAGGTATTTGGGTGGGGAGACGTCCATTGTAGACTACTGTGATGAGGATGAATGGAGTTTGATTGAGGTGTATGAAATAGTGAGTAGACAGGGGTATTTGAAGAAGGATATTGCTGCGATGTGGTATAAAACTGCGAATGCTGGGTTAGAGGACGGATTGACCATGCTTAAAACCGACAAAGATGCAATGGATATGGCAAGAATTGGGGTAAAGGATGACATGGTTGAGGTTTATGTTGTGCACAAGACAAGTGAAGTGGGAGAAGTTGTGCAACCTGGGCAACTTACTGCTCCTGCTGAAGAAGGTGATCAAGCTGGGCCTGGCCCAATTGTTGTGTATGATGGCCCTGGTGTTGGGTCAAAGGCAGCTACTGATGGGCCTATTGATAGGCCTAATGATGGGCCTACTGAAGTGGAAGAGGTTGGGTCTATGAGTGAGGGATCATGTGAGGTTGTAAAGAGTGATGATGctgttgaagaagaggaggaggaggggagTGAGACATCTGAAGATGATGACTATGACCCAGGGGGAGTGAAAGCTCATAGACTTCTGATTCGATTGCTGGGAATGCATCAACTCACAGCCTTGGTAGTCTTGATTTTGGTGACAGTGATGATGAGAGGGAGGGAGCTGAAGGCTTAG
- the LOC112741405 gene encoding cinnamoyl-CoA reductase 1 codes for MSSHQTTTDSELVCVTGANGFIGSWLVHTLLHHHPRYTVHATVFPGSDYSHLLTLHPDAHSRIKIFPADILDAASISAAISGCSGVFHVASPCTLDDPADPENSLLRPAVQGTLNVLEAAKRTNARRVVLTSSISAMVPNPNWPPNKPFDEDSWTDVEFCKKRGKWYPVSKTAAEKAAWEFMEKNGGADVVAVLPSTCLGELLQKELNASSAVLQRLMTGSRDTQEHYWLGAVHVRDVARAQVLIYETPSAAARYLCTNGIYQFSSFAKILSELYPDFPIYRFPEETQPGLTPYKDAAKRLIDLGFVFTPVEDAVREAVESLIAKGFLQGIPSQN; via the exons ATGTCGTCTCACCAAACCACCACTGACTCCGAGCTCGTCTGCGTCACCGGTGCAAACGGCTTCATCGGTTCCTGGCTAGTCCACaccctcctccaccaccacccacGCTACACCGTCCACGCCACCGTCTTCCCCGGCTCCGATTACTCCCACCTCCTCACCCTCCACCCTGATGCCCATTCCCGCATCAAAATCTTCCCCGCCGACATCCTCGACGCCGCCTCCATATCCGCCGCAATCTCCGGCTGCTCCGGCGTCTTCCACGTCGCCTCCCCCTGCACTCTCGACGACCCCGCAGACCCGGAGAATTCCCTCCTCAGGCCTGCCGTCCAAGGAACCCTAAACGTCCTCGAGGCCGCGAAGCGAACAAATGCGCGGCGCGTTGTCCTCACGTCCTCAATATCCGCCATGGTTCCGAACCCTAATTGGCCTCCAAACAAACCTTTCGACGAGGATTCCTGGACGGACGTTGAATTCTGCAAGAAGAGGGGGAAGTGGTACCCAGTGTCGAAGACAGCGGCGGAGAAGGCGGCGTGGGAGTTCATGGAAAAGAACGGCGGCGCTGACGTGGTGGCAGTGCTTCCGTCGACGTGTCTTGGGGAACTGCTGCAGAAGGAGCTGAATGCAAGCTCGGCGGTCCTGCAGAGGCTGATGACGGGGTCGAGGGACACGCAGGAGCATTACTGGTTGGGTGCAGTGCACGTGAGGGACGTTGCTAGGGCTCAGGTTTTGATCTATGAGACTCCTTCTGCTGCTGCTAGATACTTGTGTACCAATGGTATCTACCAGTTCTCTAGCTTTGCAAAGATTCTCTCTGAGTTGTACCCTGATTTTCCTATCTACAG GTTCCCTGAAGAAACTCAACCTGGCTTGACACCATATAAAGATGCAGCAAAGAGACTAATAGATTTGGGTTTTGTGTTCACCCCAGTTGAAGATGCTGTGCGAGAAGCAGTGGAGAGCCTCATAGCTAAAGGTTTCTTGCAGGGAATACCCTCACaaaattag